The following are from one region of the Ananas comosus cultivar F153 linkage group 20, ASM154086v1, whole genome shotgun sequence genome:
- the LOC109725519 gene encoding probable protein phosphatase 2C 33, giving the protein MGMMVTLGIGSCLPGEERGVWARVPAWRRQRKWAAGKRKGATMGVGARVEEELLSRVPGRLVGNGESRAASLFTQQGRKGINQDAMIFWERFGSREDTAFCGVFDGHGPFGHLVAGKVRDILPLMLSANIKMERSRSASSKGTSSVCQDEASRGSGESEARVAGEEALETLAKSILTSFRIMDKELSLRRNINSFVSGTTAVTLIKQGEDLLIGNLGDSRAVLGTRDQRNRLTAVQLTVDLKPDLPTELERIKRCKGRVFPFKGEPHVARLWRPNHASPGLAMARAFGDFCLKDCGLISVPEIYYRRITERDEFIVLATDGVWEVLSNREVVKIVASAPDRASAARHVVEAANRAWSLKLPNNMTDDCTAVCLYLNTDTTTTTTTTDSSNPVNNNEIVLLNANGTLSNDVNGNPTEKPSASHSSSRRSE; this is encoded by the exons ATGGGGATGATGGTGACGCTGGGGATAGGATCGTGCCTCCCCGGCGAGGAGCGCGGCGTCTGGGCTAGGGTTCCGGCGTGGAGGAGGCAGAGGAAGTGGGCGGCGGGGAAGAGGAAGGGGGCGACGATGGGGGTCGGGGCGCGGGTGGAGGAGGAGCTGCTGAGTAGGGTTCCGGGGAGGTTGGTGGGGAACGGGGAGAGCCGCGCCGCGTCGCTCTTCACGCAGCAGGGTAGGAAGGGGATCAACCAGGACGCCATGATCTTCTGGGAG AGATTCGGTTCACGAGAAGATACGGCTTTCTGTGGTGTTTTCGATGGCCACGGGCCGTTTGGCCATCTGGTTGCAGGAAAAGTAAGAGACATTCTCCCTCTAATGCTGAGTGCCAACATAAAAATGGAGCGAAGCAGAAGTGCCTCGTCGAAAGGAACTTCGTCTGTTTGCCAAGATGAAGCGTCGAGGGGTTCCGGTGAATCTGAAGCCAGAGTGGCGGGCGAAGAGGCCTTAGAGACGCTAGCAAAGTCGATCCTTACATCTTTTAGAATCATGGATAAAGAGTTGAGCCTTCGTCGAAATATCAACAGTTTTGTCAGCGGCACAACTGCAGTAACCCTAATCAAGCAG ggtgaagatcttctgaTTGGGAACTTGGGTGACTCGAGAGCCGTCTTAGGCACCAGGGACCAACGCAATCGCTTAACTGCTGTtcagttgacggtggacctcAAACCGGATCTTCCAA CGGAACTAGAAAGAATCAAGAGATGTAAGGGGAGAGTGTTTCCTTTTAAAGGTGAGCCGCATGTGGCTCGCCTTTGGCGTCCGAACCATGCCAGCCCAGGCTTGGCCATGGCACGTGCTTTTGGGGATTTTTGCCTCAAGGATTGTGGCTTAATCTCCGTTCCTGAGATCTACTATCGGCGCATCACAGAACGGGACGAGTTCATCGTGCTCGCCACCGATGGG GTGTGGGAAGTATTATCCAACAGAGAAGTGGTCAAGATTGTCGCGTCAGCACCCGATCGGGCCTCTGCGGCTCGTCACGTTGTCGAGGCGGCAAATCGAGCCTGGAGTCTCAAATTACCAAACAACATGACCGATGACTGTACCGCCGTATGCCTCTACCTCAACACTGATACTACTACTACCACTACTACTACAGATTCCTCTAATCCCGTAAACAACAACGAAATCGTGCTGTTAAATGCTAACGGGACGCTTTCTAATGATGTTAACGGAAACCCTACCGAGAAACCATCTGCGTCTCACTCGTCCTCGCGAAGGAGCGAGTAA